Proteins encoded in a region of the Magallana gigas chromosome 8, xbMagGiga1.1, whole genome shotgun sequence genome:
- the LOC105339911 gene encoding uncharacterized protein: protein MSKTNFYLRRKMAVLQTARVLLLFFLPVMVWGSCNIPAYFHGDWYSRESGTDIKTLVNADKWDSNEDDTQLECVDIFIHSNPGLQQDGNNVTMLMIKTGGTNLNTCYMCVDVLWRTPNILQYRQEDCITARSGSQISLNDSCKSMNPWYGLPSIDVTFTMFKQSLEKINCVTTFEGVYQFSYEVDTGGGGICNHPDSQIKACQEPGSQYVDNEVFVMTYRKCLDVSTSKNEQIRYQCMGSWFAVRSGIGYTYAAVADTVEQDTREKFKCMMTLKNQKDANNQIRWVMSRFPDCTSLSGVYRGPLKLVLTRIAPPTQYMIPRCNLPRDIAGKWFTQGPEFKSNVAVNETHIHFNTGLNEFEFQDAFYSCQQTLGTRYLMTKVLVGKCEVDFVCMDIVPRHHSIVRYRIGKPARRLSDKELKDANYLETVFRDACSWMSFTFNRDIIDWKYEVLIQNPPTPYPCPVGGRYNFVQHADKENEKYQTRIRGVTQKPRVQVDCRIVVSEMKSCSNDLTKIFVDAEYCETVDYRGRPIGEYDVSDHELTCVGFWMEDYKSYLVTWDEEDAISSFRCWVYERASWTTLHMSRAQNARCNKKQEALDYQMAGTGLMLEMIENERLFDNCPQRFDSGVNPYKLPNTIWVLNTAAGVRVSHWIYSLTLAVISLLVLR, encoded by the exons ATGAGCAAGACAAATTTTTACCTGCGAAGAAAAATGGCGGTGTTGCAAACTGCCCGagtgttattgttatttttcctaCCTGTGATGG tGTGGGGGTCGTGCAACATCCCAGCCTACTTTCACGGTGACTGGTACAGTCGAGAATCGGGTACAGACATCAAAACTCTGGTCAACGCCGACAAGTGGGACAGTAATGAGGATGACACACAGCTAGAGTGTGTGGACATTTTCATCCACTCCAACCCCGGGCTTCAGCAAGACGGAAACAATGTGACTATGCTTATGATCAAAAC GGGAGGGACTAATTTGAACACATGCTACATGTGTGTCGATGTCTTGTGGAGAACTCCAAACATTCTACAATATAGACAAG AGGACTGTATAACAGCGCGGTCTGGGAGCCAGATTTCGCTGAACGATTCCTGTAAGTCGATGAACCCTTGGTACGGGCTTCCCAGCATTGATGTCACTTTCACCATGTTCA AACAATCCCTAGAGAAGATTAACTGTGTAACAACATTTGAGGGGGTGTATCAGTTTTCCTATGAAGTGGATACCGGAGGTGGAGGTATCTGTAACCACCCAGACAGCCAGATCAAAGCTTGCCAAGAACCTGGATCTCAATATGTCGACAACGAGGTGTTTGTCATGACGTATCGGAAGTGCCTTGATGTGTCGACGTCAAAAAATGAAC AGATTCGGTACCAGTGTATGGGTTCGTGGTTTGCGGTGAGGAGTGGAATCGGCTACACCTATGCTGCTGTTGCTGACACCGTGGAACAGGATACCAGAGAAAAATTCAAGTGCATg ATGACATTGAAGAACCAGAAAGATGCCAACAATCAGATCCGATGGGTCATGTCTCGTTTCCCCGATTGCACAAGTTTGAGTGGCGTTTACAGGGGTCCACTCAAATTAGTTTTAACCAGAA TTGCTCCTCCCACCCAATATATGATTCCCCGATGTAACCTGCCGAGAGACATTGCTGGGAAGTGGTTCACCCAGGGACCAGAGTTCAAGTCCAATGTGGCTGTGAATGAAACACACATCCATTTCAACACTGGGCTGAATGAGTTTGAGTTTCAGGATGCTTTTTACTCCTGCCAGCAAACTTTAGGAACTCGCTACTTGATGACAAAAGTGTTGGTTGGAAAATG TGAAGTGGACTTTGTGTGTATGGATATCGTGCCAAGACATCACAGCATTGTCAGATACCGCATAG GTAAACCAGCTCGCCGTCTCTCGGACAAAGAATTAAAGGACGCCAATTACCTGGAAACCGTGTTCCGTGACGCCTGCAGTTGGATGTCCTTCACCTTCAACCGAGACATCATAGACTGGAAATATGAAGTGCTTATTC aAAACCCCCCTACTCCCTACCCATGTCCCGTGGGAGGCCGTTACAACTTTGTGCAGCATGCTGATAAGGAGAACGAGAAATACCAGACCAGAATCCGTGGTGTGACCCAGAAACCTCGAGTACAGGTGGACTGTCGTATTGTGGTGTCGGAGATGAAGTCATGCAGTAACGATCTGACCAAGATCTTTGTGGACGCTGAGTACTGTGAAACTGTGGACTACAGGGGAAGACCTATTGGAGAATATG ATGTGTCTGACCACGAGCTGACCTGTGTTGGCTTCTGGATGGAGGACTACAAGTCGTACCTTGTCACATGGGATGAAGAGGACGCCATTTCCAGCTTCAGATGCTGG GTGTATGAGCGAGCTAGCTGGACCACATTACACATGTCTCGAGCACAGAACGCCCGATGTAACAAGAAACAGGAAGCTCTGGACTATCAGATGGCTGGCACGGGGCTGATGCTGGAAATGATTGAGAATGAAAGACTCT TTGATAATTGTCCGCAGCGCTTCGACTCCGGAGTGAATCCTTACAAGCTGCCAAACACTATCTGGGTGTTGAACACTGCTGCTGGAGTCAGGGTCAGCCATTGGATTTACTCGCTGACCTTGGCCGTGATCAGTTTACTGGTGCTCAGATAA
- the LOC105339910 gene encoding coiled-coil domain-containing protein 130 homolog isoform X1: protein MAERKSQNKYYPPDWDPSKGSVNKHFGQHPLRDRAKKISQGILVIRFEMPYNIWCGGCNSHIGMGVRYNAEKKKVGNYYSTPIWQFRMKCHLCDNYFEIQTDPQHHDYVITSGARRKEQRWKPEENEQIATEDKAVIKKMANDPMFKLEHTSDDVKKSSSVQLSVGQLEKKRSEFQDDYSLNKLARSKFREEKKAQKKTQMEDKELLQKSSLNISLLPKSEEDTKLASLLKYKSLETYDEKQAERRREIESQTIFQQSSNKGKDLVRHKLAASNSKNLGFTTEAINFKTLKETQRLLGIQRRNKKNALSKQQSLKTQTLNKNSDCQERLTADKGSVRDSDCQAPDSDMNSDCPSKLDTGRDSTSERDSSTGLSSSEDVKTTGASNMDQSTDSLDISTNVSTCSINTSSLSLVGVYQNSDSECDST from the exons ATG GCTGAGAGAAAGTCACAAAACAAGTACTACCCCCCTGACTGGGACCCCAGCAAGGGCTCGGTCAACAAACATTTTGGTCAACACCCCCTCCGTGACAGAGCAAAGAAGATTTCACAGGGCATTCTTGTCATCAG ATTTGAAATGCCCTACAACATCTGGTGCGGGGGCTGCAACAGTCACATAGGAATGGGGGTGCGATACAATGCAGAGAAGAAGAAAGTTGGAAATTACTATTCCACTCCAATCTGGCAATTCCGAATGAAATGTCATCTATgtgataattattttgaaatccaAACAGATCCACAG CACCATGACTATGTAATCACTAGTGGAGCCAGGAGGAAAGAACAAAGATGGAAGcctgaagaaaatgaacaaattgcAACAGAAG ACAAAGCAGTTATAAAGAAGATGGCCAATGACCCGATGTTTAAATTGGAGCACACAAGTGATGATGTCAAGAAATCCTCCAGCGTCCAGCTCAGCGTCGGTCAGTTAGAGAAGAAGAGGAGTGAATTTCAGGATGACTATAGTCTCAACAAGCTGGCCAGGAGTAAATTCAGG GAAGAAAAGAAAGCCCAAAAGAAGACACAGATGGAGGATAAGGAACTGCTACAGAAATCCTCCCTCAATATCAGCCTGTTGCCAAAGTCAGAGGAGGACACCAAACTGGCCTCACTCCTGAAGTACAAGTCCTTGGAGA CTTATGATGAGAAACAAGCAGAGAGGAGGAGAGAGATTGAGTCTCAGACTATCTTCCAGCAATCATCCAACAAAGGAAAAGATCTTGTGAGGCACAAACTTGCGGCTTCTAACAGCAAAAATCTTGGGTTTACGACTGAAGCAATAAATTTCAAAACTCTAAAGGAGACTCAAAGATTGCTTGGAATACAGCGGCGAAATAAAAAGAATGCTCTTAGTAAACAGCAATCTTTAAAAACACAAACTCTCAACAAAAACAGTGATTGTCAAGAGAGACTGACAGCTGACAAAGGCAGTGTTAGAGACAGTGATTGTCAAGCACCTGACAGTgatatgaacagtgattgtcCGTCAAAGCTTGACACTGGCAGAGACAGCACCAGTGAGAGAGACTCTAGTACAGGTCTATCCAGCAGTGAAGATGTTAAAACCACGGGGGCCTCAAACATGGATCAGTCTACAGACTCTTTAGACATATCGACAAATGTATCAACCTGTTCCATCAATACATCTAGTCTCAGTCTTGTTGGAGTATACCAGAATAGTGATTCGGAATGTgattccacataa
- the LOC105339910 gene encoding coiled-coil domain-containing protein 130 homolog isoform X2: protein MPYNIWCGGCNSHIGMGVRYNAEKKKVGNYYSTPIWQFRMKCHLCDNYFEIQTDPQHHDYVITSGARRKEQRWKPEENEQIATEDKAVIKKMANDPMFKLEHTSDDVKKSSSVQLSVGQLEKKRSEFQDDYSLNKLARSKFREEKKAQKKTQMEDKELLQKSSLNISLLPKSEEDTKLASLLKYKSLETYDEKQAERRREIESQTIFQQSSNKGKDLVRHKLAASNSKNLGFTTEAINFKTLKETQRLLGIQRRNKKNALSKQQSLKTQTLNKNSDCQERLTADKGSVRDSDCQAPDSDMNSDCPSKLDTGRDSTSERDSSTGLSSSEDVKTTGASNMDQSTDSLDISTNVSTCSINTSSLSLVGVYQNSDSECDST from the exons ATGCCCTACAACATCTGGTGCGGGGGCTGCAACAGTCACATAGGAATGGGGGTGCGATACAATGCAGAGAAGAAGAAAGTTGGAAATTACTATTCCACTCCAATCTGGCAATTCCGAATGAAATGTCATCTATgtgataattattttgaaatccaAACAGATCCACAG CACCATGACTATGTAATCACTAGTGGAGCCAGGAGGAAAGAACAAAGATGGAAGcctgaagaaaatgaacaaattgcAACAGAAG ACAAAGCAGTTATAAAGAAGATGGCCAATGACCCGATGTTTAAATTGGAGCACACAAGTGATGATGTCAAGAAATCCTCCAGCGTCCAGCTCAGCGTCGGTCAGTTAGAGAAGAAGAGGAGTGAATTTCAGGATGACTATAGTCTCAACAAGCTGGCCAGGAGTAAATTCAGG GAAGAAAAGAAAGCCCAAAAGAAGACACAGATGGAGGATAAGGAACTGCTACAGAAATCCTCCCTCAATATCAGCCTGTTGCCAAAGTCAGAGGAGGACACCAAACTGGCCTCACTCCTGAAGTACAAGTCCTTGGAGA CTTATGATGAGAAACAAGCAGAGAGGAGGAGAGAGATTGAGTCTCAGACTATCTTCCAGCAATCATCCAACAAAGGAAAAGATCTTGTGAGGCACAAACTTGCGGCTTCTAACAGCAAAAATCTTGGGTTTACGACTGAAGCAATAAATTTCAAAACTCTAAAGGAGACTCAAAGATTGCTTGGAATACAGCGGCGAAATAAAAAGAATGCTCTTAGTAAACAGCAATCTTTAAAAACACAAACTCTCAACAAAAACAGTGATTGTCAAGAGAGACTGACAGCTGACAAAGGCAGTGTTAGAGACAGTGATTGTCAAGCACCTGACAGTgatatgaacagtgattgtcCGTCAAAGCTTGACACTGGCAGAGACAGCACCAGTGAGAGAGACTCTAGTACAGGTCTATCCAGCAGTGAAGATGTTAAAACCACGGGGGCCTCAAACATGGATCAGTCTACAGACTCTTTAGACATATCGACAAATGTATCAACCTGTTCCATCAATACATCTAGTCTCAGTCTTGTTGGAGTATACCAGAATAGTGATTCGGAATGTgattccacataa